CTCCCTTGGGCAACTAGTGGAGGAtgcttttctctctctctctctctctttcttcaagctTTTATTGTTAATAGGAGGAGAGAGGTGTAAAGGGTTGCTTTTATATTTTGTTTGTACAAGAAGTACCACTATTGGGATTCATATCTTGTTGGGGTTAGATTTTACAAAGTTATCATCTCTATGTGGGTCCATAAAGATAGGGATAGCCCCCCCACCCCCCCTTCCTTTCTTTAAATGCACTTTCTACCCTTGGAGCTTTGAGCAACAATGGTCTTGTTCAAATTTGAAATCAGAAATGATTGAAATTATATCCTTTTTTTTCTGAATTAGAATGGAACTAATTAGTCTGGTTCCATTTAGAACcaaactgattttttttttctgaaaactgTTAAATTGAATGGAATTGATTGATTCaaaaattttcaagttttggGTTGGTTGAATTATATATGGGAGGTAAGTATTGGCATGGGAACAATGGTTTGCTTTGGTCATTGCATTTGGGAAAATTTCACAAGGCATTTCAACAGCCTTTTTGAGTGAATGTACAGTTggaggaaaataaagaaaagagacATTTTAGCAGCCCTTTGTATTAAATAAATTGGAAAGTGATGAAAGAGATATTGATATATAATGGACTAAGATACCAGACATAAAGGCTTATAAAGGTACCAATCACTAAGAAAAGTTATAAGGATAAAAAGcccttttgatatttttttatatataaaaaaaaagcttaGTATAGTGAATTATTACAAtgtatttatatgaaaaataacaaataaatatataaaaaaaacaaattataaCGAGTCACTACACCTACTAACAGCCTATGGCGAttcaagaaaattaattttgccTTATAGAGGTGTCATGGCTTTTCTTGAAAAGGAAATGGCTGATAAAAAAATCATGTAGGGGTTGAAAGGCTAATAGTTGCAGATTCTTGGAAAAACTGTAATCACTTTCCCTAACTGTTCCAATGGGGTCAGGAATTTCCTGGCAAACACAATGGAACTAAGACCCACCAAATCTTGAAAGAAACAACCCCTCCAGATTTGGACCACAACTAAAAATCACTGGCTAATCAAGTGAACTCCTGATTTAGCTGCAAACACATGGAAGCTGATTGAAGAAACCATATATTTCTTGTGGACTGCTCAGCAATGGGAACTTGCTTCTTTCCTTAGTGGTTTTCCACCAATACTGATATACCTAGTGAATGTGCTTGGATACTGCCTCCTGTATAGCATTTTATAATTTGGAATAGATAGATTCTTTACCTCTCTCTAGTTTTTTTAAAGAgagttttcctttatttttttatataatctaATAGCTTGTATTCTTTGGTGGGGTGTtgaatgaattgggagattaGAGTTCCTTTCTGGACCTTGGGCTTGTGTTTTATTTCCTTTATTGTCTGAGATTATATTTGTTGGGCCTGATTTTTCAGTTATTATTCCCCTATTCTTTTATTCctatgttattttttttatattttatataaaaatgaatttatagtccatttaaaatttatctttcaaataatatttttatgtaattaattaaatatatgttaagttaaaaaaaattaaatatttaaatttattatcatacaaaattaaatttacaacacactcttaattaatttaactttaaatatattaatttttatatacgaAAAAAGTGATTGTTGACAATTGCCGAACTTTTTACACTTAGAAGCAAGATCAGATTCTCAAAAGGAATACTACAAAAATATAAAGCAGGCCGGATTGACCAAGCAAATCAACCCTTACAAGGcaagataaatttatttttatataaaatataaaaaaaataacatagGAATAAAAGAATAGGGGAATGATAACTGAAAAATCAGGTCCAACAAAGACaataaagaaaacaaaacacaagCCCAAGATCCAGAAAGGAACTTTAATCTCTCAGTTCATTCAACACTCCACTGCCCCAATTAAATGGTCGTCTGGTGTGGAAACAGATTTTGACACATTCATACATACAGATAGAGAAAAATGATTAGATGTTATTAGcagataaaaagaaataaaaaaaggaataaaCGTCTTATTCTCCAATCAAACTTACACGATcactgtaaattttattttctgaatCTTCATATACCAACAATTATATACTTATTTTTATgtgaaaaaaatcttaataGCTTTTATAACCAAGATAATACTTCCTTGCTCTTAATTTTCTcatatttctctttattctcAACTACGGATATCAACACTCAATGAATGCAATCACAGATATGATATACAAATATATAAAACAATAAATGTatacaaatataaaatataatatttattccaAAAATGactggttttaaattttttttttatggattttgagAATTTCAAAATATCTATATaagttattaattagttttattaGTTTAGCgtataaattttaaacaataaatatttagagatagaaataataataaccagagaaattaattatttaattcttatatacagtaaaacttattagttgatttttttattttaaaaaatatattaaaatgtcattttaaaaaaatttttaattaaaaattaattaataatttttttaaaaatataaggaattaattaataaattttattttaaattataaaaattaaacagtaaaatatttaactgttaaaattaataaaaagactaattaataaattttttaaaataataaaatattttaatgtattttttaaaataaaagagattaacaatagtaattttttttaataattataattaatgatatttttCTTCACAGAAACctcttatattatattatatatatatatagtgagtaatttattaatttaactatatttgcatttaaaaaaactaaatatattCACTTTTCACTTTGCAAGAGATCTTACCATGAAAAAACAATATCCAACAAATCAAACTTAAAtggcaaaaaagaaaaagaaaatcaaaaggagaagaagatcaGGATGGAGTATATATATCTTAGTACAAACCCAATATCTAGGATTTTGGCTTGATCTTGAGGATCATGAGACAAcacaaattataataaattatttcctctaaatttctttttcttttttcaatatttacGATCAGATTATCTTCATGTTGATTATTCACTCTTACCTATAACTCAATGACCTGTTCTACTTTAGCTGATTACTCTTTGTAGGAAAATTCTTTAAACTTATTAGCTCGAACCCATTGCTGAGCAACCGAGCATAGAGCTGGCTGCGATTATATTCAGACGCCAATAAACCTGAACTCTTGAACAAGCTTTTAAACAGAGAGTACATGGCTACTGAGACCATCAAGCCTAAGAAAAGCACTAAGAAGATCATTATAATGTTTGGTTGGAACTTGCTGCTGCTTGTATAGATTGCTTGTTGGAAGGGTGAAGGAGCTGGTACCATTGGTGGCTGGGCTTCTGCTAACAGTTTTCTTGGAGGGAACACATCTCTGAGAAAATAATGTTGATTGTGGAGATGGGTGGTTGTTGGAAGAACTCTAAGCATGATTGGAGAGTTTTGTTTTTGAGCTTCTTGCAAAGGAGATTATTGCAGTGATTCATATTGTATTATTGTGTGAATATATAGGAAAACTTATTGCATGTGATATGTTGCATCCATGTCAGCTTCCAGCTTCCTTTTTTATggtgtttttcttttatattcatATACGATAATAAACtcgtatatataaataattaattatttataaaagatataattttaaaaaatatttgaatgcTTATTGTTGTATAGCCATGATTTGTGTGATAAGGAAATCTAAAGAATGTGGGAAATGGCTATTTTGAGTAGTATTccgttcaaattgaaaaaatgaatcgtattgaattaatttgaaaatttaatttaattttttatttattttgattcgattaagtttttaatttcaaaaatttcaattattttaatttagttcgattttgatcagaaaaaattaaaaaaatcgaaccgaactgataataatatattatttttaataatattgagaaattaaattatattaaaattaaaatattttaattaaattttaaaatattaaaaataaagtgtaaaaaataaaaaaaattattaaaaattaaaatcgatcaaatcgaatcgaatctaaTTGAATTagatcagttcgattcgattcgatttttgattaaaatcggttcgatttaatttttataagtactaaaatttcaattttaaatttattcgactctatttgattttaaactaaaccGACTGAATTTTAACCCATAAAAATGGGCTTGAATAACAAATTATAAAAGGGAGGGAAGTTgtttatatcattaaaaaatgaTGGGTTAGTTTTATGAGAAATGACTCATTTTTGAGGCATTTACAGTCACATTAGCACCATACCATAATGCAATATATATTCCCATTTACCACttaaattacatattttatgcttttatgaaaagtattttatatttaaaaaatattttatttttattttttaaattttaattttaaaaattagaagaTATTAATACAtttgtatataataatataaatttgataCTTAaagtctaaaaaatattttttttaaaaattatttttcttaaatataacttaatttacctttaaaattattttatttaaaattgagaaaatattttttttattaattttacttaaaagATGAAACGCTAAAATATACCAAATTAttcaaagtttatttttttaattaaaaaagaaaaataatgatttatttCACTCTTAAAAGGACAACAATAcaagtataaaaatttatttaaagaatttgtattttttacataataaaatataagcGGACTGCTGTTGTCTTTTCCTTGTGTAAATTAGCCAGTTGGATCCCAAAATCCCTTCAAGCTTATCCCATCAATGCCCAAAGGCCCAAACCATCGAATACACTTCACATGATTAAGCCGTAAGATATCTTACATGGGAACTGGGACCAGTCCTAGAGTGGGCCAACCTCCAGAGAGACGACGTGGCAAGAGCATCCCTGAATATTGGGTTCCAGAGTGGCGATGCTCCTGGTTCCTTGACGGAGAAGGATTCTTCCTCTGAGAGCTCTCTACTCTAAGGTATGCCACTCAATATCCGAAAAGGTTTCTTTAGAACTTTCTTCTCCTCTTCAACGATGTAATCTCTACCTTATTTGCTTTCTGGTAATCTGGCTAATCCCTACTCGGTGTATGTGGATATTTGAATTTGTCTCAGAGCGCCTTAGGGTTCTTGAATTTtcataaaagaattcaaattttGATTATAGTTAGAAGTGAAGTTGTACCCAGAAAACAAAGAATAGACCCAGAAAGAAAAAATGTGTCCTTTTTATACAGCCATTCTCTTGCAGGTATAAGCTGAAGctggtctctctctctctctctctctctctctcttttgaaTTTCTGTAGGATATCAATGCAAGTTCTCTTATCTCTGTTGTTCTGCTTAATTATCACACGTTCTGCATGTTTTCCGCTTGTTTTCAATTCAATTACTTGGGATTCTTTCATTTTTCATGCTGCTCACTTAGATTTCTATTAAAACTCTTGCTTCTTGTATTGTTGTTATTGTGATCAGCTTTGGTTTGAgcttttgaatgtgcatctccTGTTTGGTTGCAGTAATATGCTATCAATTCAGGTTACGAGGGTCTAATCAATTTCCTTCAGGGGGGTTTGTGCATTTGTAGTTCATTGCCAAATATGACATCATCTCATAGTAATACACATGCTGAAGCAGCCGAAATGGAACAAGTTATCACTGAATTTTTTGCTAAAAGTCTCCACATAATACTGGAGTCCAGGTCTCCTTATATGTCATCTCGTAATTACAGTGGTGAACAAGCTGTGTCGTCTCCCTCTTCATCTTCATCCTCCTCTTCAGGTGTAAGGCCAAGAGATAAATGGTTCAATTTAGCCCTTAGGGAATGCCCAGCTGCTCTTGAGATTCCTGATATCTGGTGCCAGAGCATTCTGGAACCAATGGTTATTGATGTGATCTTGGTGCAGAGACCACTAGATTGGAACCCCGTAAAACGTTTTCCAAAAAAGGATTTTGGTGGGAATATCTCCTCTAAAGCCAGGTATCCTTCTAGTTGGAATTCTGATCATGAAGAATTAGGATGTGAAACTAAGACTGAAAAAATCATAGAGAGGTGGATAGTGCAATATGGGAGTAGGAGGTCAAGGGATAATGGTTCGGGCAGTAGAAGATCAGGCAATACTTTGGCTATGATGTATAAGAAATCAATATTACTTTTGAGGTCTTTGTATGCAACTGTTAGGCTTCTACCTGCTTATAAGATTTTCCGTGACCTCAATTCATCTGGACAGCTTCGCTCATTCACCCTTACTTATAGGGTTTCTTCTTTTGTTGAGCCCTTCACTCGAAAGGAAGAGACTGAAATGCACCGATTTGGTTTTACTCCAGTGGATACTTCCTCGGGTAGGCTTTGCCTTTCAGTGGTTTATCGTTCAGCACCTTTGGATGTTAGCTTGGAATCATCAACTCCAATGTCCCCCCAATTTATCCCTGATTATGTTGGGAGCCCTTTGGTGGACCCACTGAAAAGGTTCCCCTCTCTTACAATGTCACATGGTTCCCCATCATCCTTGCAATTGTCAAGACAACATAGTTGGAGTTATGACATCTATAAAGCTTCTCCACCTTCAATTTCTTTCTCACCATCTCCTCCTCATTCAGAATCACAGGCTTCAATTTCTAATCCAAGTTCTTGTCGCTTCCCACCTATGAATTTGCCCCCTCATCCACCTGAAACATCTTCAGTTCATAAGAAGAACATGAATTTTGATGAATATTGTCCTTCCCCTAATTTTACACCCTCCTCGTCGCCATCACCACCAATCTATATTCCTGGGATTCATCTTTCTAAGGCGCTTTTAAGGTCTGAAAGTGCACCAGTTAGCATTCCTGCAGCCAAACTTGATAGTTCCCCTGTTTCGTTAAACAAGCAAAATTTTCCTCCATCTCCTTCCTTCAAAGGGACCAGAAGCAGATATGGCAATCCTAGGACTGATACCAGCACTGGTTTTGTTCAGACTGATGCATCAGTTGAGAAGGTATCTTATATGCTTATTACAAAGAGCTTTATTTCAATGGTCTTTGTTTAATTTAGGTTCTTTTCATTTTCAGGATGATTTTGATGATCCTGACTTCCCTTACCCATTTTTTGATGTGGAGTATGAGGATATGACATATCCACGTAGCAGGTAATTGGTTAAGTAGTTTTTGCTATAACATATTGGAACAACATAACTGCTTCAAATCACTTGCTCAGAACTTCAAgttattaaaactaaaaaaatattatatatggaTATTAGAAAAATAGAATATAGATTATTTTGAAAAGAGTCAAATTGtaccattttttttttactgaaaCCGGTTAAGTAGTTTTTGCTATAACATATTGGAACAACATAACTGCTTCAAATCATTTGCTCAGAACTTCAAgttattaaaactaaaaaaataatatatatggcTATTAGAAAAATAGAATATAGATTGTTTTGAAAAGAGTCAAATTGTACCATTTTTTTTTACTGAAACCATGAGAACAGCAAACTGATTAATTTGTTATCTAAGATGTAATTGCACAAAGGATTAAATCTTCATTAAGTTCCATTGTTTCGTTTGATGTTTTTGTCTtgttattgaattttaatttttttttaaaggggtgaattattattatcatttttttttcatcaatttATGGTACCTGTAAAAACCACAACTCAAAGGAGTTCTATTAAGTCCTCGTCATGGGACCTCAATTAATAGCATAACCTTTGCTGAGGGTGTGATGTTGACATCATAAGCTGGTCTTTTCGAAGAGTTGAAATGGTTCAACAGCTAAGCTTTATATGTAACATGGAAATTGCATGTTAGTGGACTATATTTTGACAGCAAAACATGATAACAGAGCTgatcaacataccactttaACATCACCTTTCAACGATCGATGGGAATTTAAAATGTGAACTTCAAGAGCCTCTTAGCAGGCAAATAATCTGATCGAGAGATCATGATGACAAAAATAAGGCCAATTTTCATGCAAGAGTTTTGAATAATTTGCATTTAGTTGGAAATAAAAGTATTTAGTGACTTGGGATACTTATTTATTCAGTTCTCGGGCAAATCAAATGCATTTAGTTTTATACAGAGTAaaccttttcttttaaaacttccataaaatgGGTACAATTTTAGATTTATCAGCATTGTCTTTGGTCGTCTGTGTGTGAAATCTATTTGTAAATTGAATTAAGTGGAAGACTATCAATATATTATTGGTTGAGTGGGAATTAGGTTCTCATGGTCCCTACACTGCCCTTTTCTTTCTAATGGTAGACATTATCCATCCAACTGCTTGCAAGTTTTTAGCAAAACATTTGAATTATAAGCAATAACACATGGTTTTGAGTTCATATTAATTCTAATATCTTGAGCAGAAAATtcttccttttccttattcagtGAAGTTTGTGGGATGCCTATTGTGAATAGGAGACGTTTGAATTGATGATGGCTACATTATGTTGTAGAATGTACGTTATTGCACATTATTGCACAAATGACTCATGCACTTGTGTGTTTGAGTTGAAATATGCTTAACAGTTGCAATTTCCATTGCAATCATGCACACACAACATTTATTTCTCTTTGAGTAAAATAAAtcagattgatttttttttaatcaaattaccATGTGAAATATTCggtgttttcttcttttgctatCCCTATCCCATAGGTAGTTGTGCCAGCCTTCATATGTTTTTATTAGGTGCCATCAAAGCCTGTGGATAAGTTTGGAGCTACTTTTTGTGATCTTGGATATTTGTCATTTCTTTGCACTATATATGAATTTGAGTTATGCAGAACCATAGTTCTCAGTGATGTATCATAAGTTCTTCTAGGCTCTTGGTTAAGACTGTGTTTGGAAGAAAAGGAGAATGGGGAAATGTATCCCTATTCTATGCAAGTTAACATACATTTCCTCCATTTATTATATCTACTGCATATAATTGGCTGTATCACTCTCCTTTCTTCCTACCAAATATAATGTAAAAGAAATGAATGAAGATGACATGTTACTTCTTATATTGAACTATGTTTGGTGATGGTTTCTGTTCTTTTGCACCCTAGTGGTTATACATGGCTTAGGCAAACTGAAGGTGCATGTTGTTCTTCCCTTGTGGGGGCTGTAAATGTAAAACCACCTTGTCTGGATCATTCAATGAAAAATGGACAAGAATAgcaaacataattaattattcgGCTCAAATGTTTTGGCATTCTAACTGATTTGATGTGTTTATCTGGCAGGCCCGAGTCGTTTGACCAAAGAGGTCTTTTGTGTGATCCACTCGAGCCTGGAGGACTGCTTCCGATTAAAAAGTCACAAGATGCTGCTGTTGGCGCTCTTGTACTTATGCTAAAGAAAGCACGACCTCTACGTCAAGACTTCTCCAACTCGGTTAATTTGTCTCAAGACTCTAAGTCCAAAATGCCTAGCAGCAACCTCCAAGAGCGTAGTCAGATCTCTGAGGCACCTGCAGTTCAGCAGGCTTCTGCAAATATTGGATCTTCAGGGCTTATTGCATCGAAGACAACGGCCGATGCATTGGAAGAACTTCGGGGTTATAAGAAGATGATGAAAGACTTGTTGCTTAGCCAAGATGATAAGCCCAACACGTAAGCTAACGGCACTTCTATGCCAAAAACTTTGATATTTGTAAATATGTACAGCTAATGGTATCAGTAAGTGATTTTCATGCTAAAAATGTTATGTTAGTGCCCAGTTCTGCTGTATATATGAGGCGATATGAAATGACGAGTGTGGTTCATCTTTCATAGAAAGGACAGGATTATAGCAGACTTTAAATCCCTGCAGCTGTAGGTAAATTCTGAACTTTGTTTATGACTGCTTGAAATATTGAGAGCTTGGCTTCCATGTTATGCAACAATGATATAGATGATAAACAGGGATGTACATGGATAGGGTAATGTGATTTATATTAGCAATATCAAAATTCGTAccgaacccgattaaaaattaatctaaattattcTAATCGTTTCAAATCTGATTATTATTATtcgaataaaatttgaatttatttagtcttatatattttaattaataatttatataaaaatatttttcattaataatttttattttaaaaaactaatatttttaaaaaatatttaaattttttaatttttttaaataaaaatatataaaaaaaatttataaatattattataaaatatattttttatattaaattaattatttatataaacggaaTTTAAATACTGAATATTCTACATATAAAATTTGAACTCGATCCGAATTTataatgattattattttttaaatttgaacctttctcaaattctattataactatttaaatttgtACAAATTAATTCAATCAGATCAGATACTCGAAAATACGCCCGTTGTCATCCGTAATGATAAATATACTTTTTATTGACCTTCATATTTTGGCTGTTTTTTTATTGAAACTGTTGAGGAACATCAATGTTATTTTAAGTTAAATGTGAATTTAACTGAATTGCAAATCATCTTGAATACTATAGGTttcaattagattttttttaaaaaaattaaatctctaaaatctatttatttgcagaaattaatttatattttaaaaatatttttcaatgaaaaatgtttttcataaaaaatatttttttaataaaataatttattttatattatttaaatttaatttaaaaataaaatatatcaacaAATTTATATGTAGAGATGTATCGAAAAATCTCTAATTCACATACtttgttaattataattaaggAATCTCTATGACATCCttgttaataatataattaacctttaatttataatttgtacttatttaattttatttataaattatacttaatttatatttaagagTGACAAATTTGTATATAACTCTTAGAAAAAACTTATTTGAATTCGGTTCATATAAATTCAATACACGAATATAGaccttttcataaaaaaaatttataataaattaagtgTATTTAAGAATTTCTCGATAACCCTCATTTAATTGGTTGAACGATGGtacattatttaattaattgtatTAAGTTAGAAGTTAAAAAATGCATTTGTAAAAATAAAGAGACTTCCTCGCAAAGCTTAACaaattttattatcatataaaagagaaaaagcttGTTCAACACTAAAAACCACATTACAATTAATTCTTGCATGGcagttttctaaattttatttcatttgttCACCAACAGCTATGAGCACACGTAGATACTATTCCTTTTATCATATTTAGATGAAAAATCTTCCATTTATTGAAGTAGGGCTTGCTTTCCTGcatgaagaagaagcagaagattATTAGTTGTACATATATTTCTTTGATTTTTGATGAGAAAGTGCAAGTGAAATTGCTATAGAGAAATGGAAAATATAGTAAACTTACAATTTTCCTTTCAAGACCTCTCAGGTAAGAGGAAATGGAGGTATATGATAAATTTGATCAGGTACTGATGGCGGTGACTCATCATGGTGGTGAGGTGGTGGTAGATATTTCTTGTGCAGTGATGGAGATTTTGAGAAGGGAAGATTATTAGGTGACGGTTCCGGCGGCGGAGATTTATGGTGTCTTGCAAAGGCTCCTGAAAAAACCATGAGTACTAGGAAACTAGTAATAAACAAGCTCATTGAGGGTCTCATTTCTCTGTTTCTTTCACTTTTGCTTGTTATGTTTTTATGCCTGCTTGTCCCCTCTACCCCTTATATATAGGCTCATCACATGTTTAAAATActgtgaataaaaaaaaaaaagaagaaaaagattgATTGGGATTATAATCAAAgtcaattaaatataaaagaatatatttatataattaagaaaatgcATATAAAATGAGAGGAAATTTCTTATCTTGGCGTGTTTGACACTCTGTTGTTTATAATTGATTTCCATGGTGGAAAAGGAAAAATGAAGACTTACAGTGGTTCAATGGTCAACATAATAAAgggctattttatttttaagacttAGCCTAAGTCATCGGTTTGGTTTGGGAGACTTGTGAGATAAGTAGTCAAGTCACGGGTTTACCAAGACTTACCAAAACGCTATACTTTTTTTTTGGTAATTTACATTTTCATCCCTCAATTGTTAATgcgttaatttttataaattttaaaattaaatacttaattttttgaattttgcaaacatttaaattaatggtctttctatttataaatctattaaattaatgaatagAATTATAGTCAATAGTTAAATGTCCAATCTTTTTTGAGAGATCACGTATTCTctctttatcaat
This genomic interval from Manihot esculenta cultivar AM560-2 chromosome 12, M.esculenta_v8, whole genome shotgun sequence contains the following:
- the LOC110628583 gene encoding autophagy-related protein 13b; this encodes MTSSHSNTHAEAAEMEQVITEFFAKSLHIILESRSPYMSSRNYSGEQAVSSPSSSSSSSSGVRPRDKWFNLALRECPAALEIPDIWCQSILEPMVIDVILVQRPLDWNPVKRFPKKDFGGNISSKARYPSSWNSDHEELGCETKTEKIIERWIVQYGSRRSRDNGSGSRRSGNTLAMMYKKSILLLRSLYATVRLLPAYKIFRDLNSSGQLRSFTLTYRVSSFVEPFTRKEETEMHRFGFTPVDTSSGRLCLSVVYRSAPLDVSLESSTPMSPQFIPDYVGSPLVDPLKRFPSLTMSHGSPSSLQLSRQHSWSYDIYKASPPSISFSPSPPHSESQASISNPSSCRFPPMNLPPHPPETSSVHKKNMNFDEYCPSPNFTPSSSPSPPIYIPGIHLSKALLRSESAPVSIPAAKLDSSPVSLNKQNFPPSPSFKGTRSRYGNPRTDTSTGFVQTDASVEKDDFDDPDFPYPFFDVEYEDMTYPRSRPESFDQRGLLCDPLEPGGLLPIKKSQDAAVGALVLMLKKARPLRQDFSNSVNLSQDSKSKMPSSNLQERSQISEAPAVQQASANIGSSGLIASKTTADALEELRGYKKMMKDLLLSQDDKPNT